TTAGGAGAATCCAACGCTGACCTCAGATCCGGGTGTCTCTGGGGGTCGGCGCTGGTTCCAAAGTTCTGCCTTCAGGCTGAGACAGATAAGACGAGGACGGGACAGATAAGACGAGGACGGGGGTCTGTGTGTTTAACCTTGATGATCGTCCCCCTCACGCGGTTCCTGAGCGGATCTAACGCAGCGTTCCCTCTCCGGTTCTCTTCCAGCCTCAGACATGGATCATAAGGTCGTGTTCGCCGCCTTGGACAGAGTCTGCGATGACATCATTTCGGTTCTGTGTGGACCCTCTGACTCGCCGTACGGCTCGGTCACCAAGCGCCTGGTGGCGTGCATGAAGAAGATCCAGGAGCACGGCCGGGCCCTGGAGCCCGTGGTGGCCAGCTTCACTGCCGTCTACCACCACTACGACTTCGACGCTCAGACGCCGGGGAACGGGTACCGCACGCTGGTCAAGGTGGGCCGCCGCCATGACTCCCGCTGCATCTGTCTGCCTCGAGTCTTCCTGTTAGACTGAATTAGGGGTGCGAGTCTCTGGGCGCCCCGGGGTTTGGTTATGACTCAGAAGATTCTCTGAGGTTTATATTTTCATATCCAATCGGATCTTTGAGGTCCTCtgatgctaattttagcttttagctgaggTTCAGCACACCCAggctgtttctgtcttcttatgtttcttttaaattttagctgcCATGCTGgtatctttagcttttagctgctgttctgctacttctCATTTCCAGGTACTTTGAGCTTCGGCTCAGTTGTGGCTTCTTCACAGGAAGCAGTTTTCTGTGTCTTCCAGGTCCTGCAGTCGTGCCTCCTGCACATCGTCCACAAAGGTCGATACATCGCCTCGAACCACAGCGGCGCCTTCTTCAGGGCCGAACACAACGCGTCAGAGATGGAGGCGTACTGCAGCGCCCTCTGCCAGCTGCGAGCCCTCCTCTACCTCGCCCAGCAGCTGATCCACGACAACGAGCACGGCCAGCTGTACGTGCTGCAGGACGCCGAGCTGAGCCGCAGGTTCGTGCAGGAGTACAGCTCCATGCACAAAGCCTGTTTCTACGGCCGCTGCCTGGGCTTCCAGGTCAGCCTCTCACCCGGCTCCTGCGCGGGGCGCGTGAACCCGTCAGAATCATGTGTAGGCGATAACGCGGCTGTTAAACTTCACAGTTCTCTCCCGCCCTCCGGCCGTTCCTCCAAACCGTGGTGATAAGCATGGTGTCCTACGGAGAGACGTACGGCAGGCAGCAGTCAGGGATCGGTGAGGCTGTCTTCGTGTCTTCGTGTCTTCGTCTCACGCGGCCGTCTGCAGACGACGTCATCTTCATCGTCCTCTTCCCGCAGGTACGGCCGCCCTGTCTCTCTTCACGTCTGGGAAGTACGTCATCGACCCGGAGCTGCGAGGAGCCGAGTTCGAGCGCATCACTCAGAATCTGGACATGCAGTTCTGGAAGTCCTTCTGGAACGTCACAGAGTCCAACATTTTATCAGTAGGCAGGGTCTCCCGCTCGCCGCTTCCCCTCCGCTGGCTTTCAGCTCCTCACTCCTTCGTGTCTTTCATGTCCAGGGTTTCAGCCGCATCGCCTCCAACCCGGTGCAGGTGAACGTCACGCTGACCGTACCTCCGGTCGCCCTGCGCCTCCCGCTGGCCTCGGACCCCAGGCTGCTGACCACCGTGTCCCCGCCCATCGCTCACTGGGGCCCCGGGCCGGTCCACATGAGACTGGTGTCCTACGAGCTTCGAGAAGGTCAGGTGAGGATCCAGGAAGTAAACGTTTCCTGTCGGAGGTTGTTGTTCCGCGTCCGTTGTGGTTAAGAACGTTTGGACCTCTCCTGTTTCAGGACAGCGAGGAGCTGCTGGCGCTGTCTCGAAGCGacccggtcccggtcccgggGACCCGCCTGCCCTGGGTCCAGAAGCAGCCTCGCTCCCCCTGGCTGCTCGTCCACTTCCACGGCGGGGGCTTCGTGGCCCAAACGTCCCGGTCCCACGAGGTACAGAACCCGTCCTGCTCCTGTCTCTGATCCCCAGGACATGAACCTGAACTTTGTGTTTCCCGTCTCTGATCGTCAGAATTATCTCCGTACCTGGTCCAAGGAGCTGGGCGTCCCGGTTCTGTCCGTGGACTACTCCCTGTCCCCCGAAGCGCCGTTCCCTCGCGCCCTGGAGGAATGTTTCTACGCCTACTGCTGGGCGCTGAACAACTGCCACCTGCTGNNNNNNNNNNNNNNNNNNNNNNNNNNNNNNNNNNNNNNNNNNNNNNNNNNNNNNNNNNNNNNNNNNNNNNNNNNNNNNNNNNNNNNNNNNNNNNNNNNNNCTGAACGTCTCTAAGAGAAGAACTCGTCCTCCTCGTCtttagaaccagaaccagagttGGTTTCGTGTAAACACCGAATCGTTCCCTCCCGCCTCCCAAAGATTCGGATCACCTCGTAGAAACATCGTTCCGTTGGAATAAGTCGGGAGCTTCAGGAACGCTCCCGCTGGACGCCGTCGTCTCTCTGCTGATTAaacttgttttggtttaaaggTTGAACTTTAAGCAGCAGAGAGAAGATGAAGGAGAAAACACCACCAGTGCCGAACaactaaagcaacaaaatacaaCTTAAGcaaaaatcatctgttttttatggtttttatggTTATGATGTTCTGGAAGGGGAGGACAGAACGTCACAGCTGCCTGTTCAAAGATGCTACaatcctgctgctgaaaacagaacCCCTCACAGAACCAGCCTCACATTGTtcagaaccaaaacacaaacaaagctgaGCAGAAGAAGCTAAAGGGAACggttcctgctgctgcagaacccgTCTCAGGCAGAGCTGGGTCCAACAAGAACTTCAACCAGGTTCTCACAGCAGCCGGAACCCGAGAACCGGCAGGTACACACGCAGACAAATCAGTTTGTTAcggaaccaggaccaggacctgacAGAACCAGGACCTCACAGGACCTGacagaaccaggacctgagaaCCAGGACCTGACCGGACCAGGACGTGACAGAACCAGGACCTGACCGGACCAGGACCTGACAGAACCTGGACCTGACAGAACCAGGACCTCACAGAACCTGACAGAACCAGGACCTCACAGAACCTGACAGAACCAGGACCTCACAGAACCAGGACCTCACAggaccaataaaaaaatattcactgaAAATCAGTCGTTGGTTTTTAATTtcggttcaacagaattattttaaaaaacaaactgatgaagcTGAAGAAAGGAGAAGACAACCTCAGGGGTCCACAGGGACACGTCAAACTCAGGTGTGTCTCTCAGCTGGATATCCCTGAGACTACAGAAGGTCCACAGgtctggagacaacctccctggacgtgtccacaagaggacaactgatgaCAAACTGGAAGACGACAGATGACGACACCAAACCATGAAGACAAGAAGCCACAGAGCTTCTGGGACAATGTCCTCTGGACAGATcaggttctgttctgggtccaGTGAAACCtaaagactatcaaggcttccTGGAGCCAGATGTCTCAGTCTCAgtccaaacattggaccgttctgaagaggccttctGAGGCCTGATCTGAACCCTGCTGCACATCTGTGGAAGGAAGTCTTCAgacctgaggacaggtgcagaagtcagAGGTTgagcaacaacaacatgaaGTTGAGGAACCGTCCTCGGcttcatcagtttatttttactgattcTGTTGAAGCAGCGActcatttttcttattatttctgtcagtttcaggtgtttctgccGTAACAAACAGATCTGATTGGGTCTGTATCTGCGAGCTCCTTGTAGGAATTCAAACATTCACCAACTTCAACACATCCGGGCTTAAAACGAGACTCCGGGAGGAATCGAACCGACGACAGAAAGGACCAGGTGTTGTTTTGCACCAACCTCAGAAGAAGAAACGTTttcaccttcagctgcagcGGCCAGAAGATTCACAGTATTCACCAGCCCCCCCGAAGGTTCGAGATCTACGTACAGGAGGAGTGGGCAGGAAGCCGCTCCTCgtgggggaaaaacaaaaacagtcgtGCAGTTTTTCAATCAAGCTgccctttttttattgcaacGTTCAGACAAACGTTTCACATTCAGGATGGTTTGAGAACACGCCTCTCGGCTGGAGAACGTGTGTGTGGTTGGTTCTTGCATATCAGCTGTGGAGATTAAACTTTGTGCTCGTcgtctgctgctgcagcagggtGTGAACGGGGGACAGCTCTGGGGGGACAGCTCGGGGGGGACAGCGGGGGAGTAAGGCACTTAAGTGACGACAGCAGTGAGAGGCTGGTGGAGGTGTGTGCACGCGTCCAATCGGCTGCCGGAGATGAAAAGGTTGGAGTTTGGtgcaaaacaacagctgacaGAACGGAGAGGCTGAGGAACAGCTGGAAAACTACGAACGGCCTTTTAGCTCCGCCCCCCAGGCTCCGAGAACGAGGGATGAAAGTGGAGAAGGAGCGCTGATGTTTGTGCAAAAAGCCCGGAGTGCGGCGGCGCTCTGcagggagaaaacaaacatcattaACTCCGGACCCGTTCCCCCGACCCGCTCAGGAAGAACCGGACGGGCTCCTCGCCTGTTCTAGGTGCTGTCCTGTTGGCGCTCTGCTTTCTCCTCCACCTCGCAGTCGCCGCCTGAGTGGTACTCGGCCACGTAGAGGCTCTTATCGATGCTGCTGGGGATGGGCTTGATGTCGGTCACCAGCTGCTCCTCGATGGCCTTCAGGTTGAAGCGATCCTCCGACGTGATCAGATTTATGGCCAAGCCCAGGTGGCCGAACCGCCCTGAGGGACGCAGGGACACAAGGGTTACCTGGACGGACGTCTGGGACAAACTTCCTGAGGAGTCCACTCACCTGACCGTCCGA
The DNA window shown above is from Kryptolebias marmoratus isolate JLee-2015 linkage group LG5, ASM164957v2, whole genome shotgun sequence and carries:
- the lipea gene encoding lipase, hormone-sensitive a; protein product: MLTDGAARAALRGSARTESGGSSRKKMRVASDMDHKVVFAALDRVCDDIISVLCGPSDSPYGSVTKRLVACMKKIQEHGRALEPVVASFTAVYHHYDFDAQTPGNGYRTLVKVLQSCLLHIVHKGRYIASNHSGAFFRAEHNASEMEAYCSALCQLRALLYLAQQLIHDNEHGQLYVLQDAELSRRFVQEYSSMHKACFYGRCLGFQFSPALRPFLQTVVISMVSYGETYGRQQSGIGTAALSLFTSGKYVIDPELRGAEFERITQNLDMQFWKSFWNVTESNILSGFSRIASNPVQVNVTLTVPPVALRLPLASDPRLLTTVSPPIAHWGPGPVHMRLVSYELREGQDSEELLALSRSDPVPVPGTRLPWVQKQPRSPWLLVHFHGGGFVAQTSRSHENYLRTWSKELGVPVLSVDYSLSPEAPFPRALEECFYAYCWALNNCHLWISLRLQKVHRSGDNLPGRVHKRTTDDKLEDDR